In Deltaproteobacteria bacterium, the sequence TCTGATCCTAGTGGGTGTCACACTTATGGTTGAAGGTTTCGATGTACATGTTCCGAAGGGTTATATCTATTTTGCGATGGCATTTTCCGTCGCCGTGGAGATGCTCAATATTCGAATGCGCAGAATACGGGCGGAGCCGGTCAAACTGCACAAGCAGATACGCGACACAGACGGAGGCTAATTAGGGAAGCTACCCAGACGTTGAACGTCAAAAACTATGGGGCCCAGAAGGAAACTGGCGCCCAACAACGCCTTGCAGCTGACGCGCAAAAAAAGCGGCGCGCACCGCTGAAGGCTAGCATTAGACAGAAACAAGTAAATAAGAGACTCAAGTAAAGAACAGAGGAGGCGCGCATGAGTTGGATGATATTTGGGCAGATCGCGTTGTTGATCGTCATATTTGCATTCGTCACGACCTTAGTGAAGTGCATGCATGACACCTACTGCAATAAGTGCAAGAAGGAGTAATCCCCCTCATCTCACGCGGACTCATTGCAAGGATGAGGGATGCTCACCGGCGAATGACCTCTTTTCTTGCCGGATCATCAAGGCTTGGCAGGGAAAACAGATATAAACTTCTGACCTCTAAAATAATACATCCATCATCTCCTTAACCGATGTTACGCCAATAAGGTTAAGCGAAGACTTGTCTTTTATCCTTGTCAGATTCTCTTTTGGAAGGATGCACCTGTCAAAACCTAATTTTTCCGCCTCATTTATGCGGGGCTCTGCCTGGCTGATCCCCCTGATCTCGCCTGCCAGGCCCACTTCTCCAAACACCACCGTCTTCTGCGCTATCGCTTTGTCAAGAAAGTTTGAAGCAAGAGAGGCTATTATGCCGAGGTCTATGGCAGGCTCTTCAAGCCTTATCCCGCCCGTCACCTTGAGAAATATATCGTGGTTTGTAATGTTAAGCCCGCCTTTTTTTTCAAGCACAGCCACCAGCAGAGAAACCCTGTTGTAATCAACCCCAACCACTGTTCTTTTTGGAATCCCGAATATGGTCGGACATACAAGAGACTGAATCTCCACAAGGATGGGCCTGGTGCCTTCAAGGCTGGATACAACAGCAGACCCTGACGCATTTTGAGGCCTCTCTGCAAGAAAAAGGGCGGACGGGTTTGCAACCTCAAAAAGCCCTTTGTCCTGCATCTCAAAAACCCCTATCTCCATTACAGAGCCAAAGCGGTTTTTTACAGCCCTTAATATCCTGAACTGGTGCCCCCTGTCGCCCTCAAAATAGAGCACAGTATCAACCATATGCTCAAGGACCCTCGGTCCTGCAATAGAGCCGTCCTTTGTCACATGGCCCACAAGAAATATCGGCATGTCCATACCCTTGGCATTGAATATCAATTGAGATGATGTCTCTCTGACCTGACTGACGCTGCCCGGCGATGACTCAAGTGTCTGTGTATATATGGTTTGAATGGAATCTATTATTACAATACCCGGCTTAAGTTTTTTTACGCTGTCAAGTATCCTTTCTAATGTATTCTCTGCATATATAAAAAGATTTTCTGATAGGACACCGAGCCTCTCGGCTCTTATCTTTGTCTGTTTAGGAGATTCCTCGCCAGAGACATATAAAACCTTATGTCCGCTATCTGCAATCTTTCCCATTGCCTGAAGCATCAATGTTGACTTGCCTATGCCTGGGTCCCCGCCTATAAGTATTGCAGAGCCAAGGACAATGCCGCCGCCAAGAACCCTGTCTAACTCCCCTATGCCTGTCTTAAGCCTGTCCTCTTCCTTCACCTCAAGGGTTGTAATGGGCTGCGGGGAAGAGCCGCCTTCAAAGACCTTTAACCCCTTCTTCTCCTCAAACAACCTTTCTTCCACAAAGGAGTTCCACTGATTGCAGTCCGGACACTTCCCCATCCATTTCGGGGATTTAAAACCGCAGGACTGGCATGTATATACGGTTCTGAGTTTAGCCATAGTATTTCTACAATTGACAATTAAGCCTTTTCTGTTATTATAACTAAGAAATATCAGGAGGAAAAACAGAACTTTCTCTTCTCTTCCCTATGTCTGGTCCTTTAACAACTGAAACCATCCTAATAGAATTTGCCAAGACTGTCAAGGCTATCGGCTTCTATCCGGAAGGCCATCCCAACCTTGAGGCATTTATTGAAAAGACCTTTAATCTTTTAAAAGATGCTATAAATGAAAAGGGGTATATAAAATGGCTAATAGAACGGACAGGCTTTATGGAGGAAAGACTTGCGATAGGTAAAGGCCGTAAACCCCTTGAGGCATTGGCAAAAGACCTGTTTTTTAAGAGGATACGGGAGATTAATTTTACACAGGACGCAACACTTAAGGAATGGAAGGACTTCCTCTCTATTCTAAAGATGGATACGGATAGTTTAAAAAAGGCAGGCGGCCTTGAAAAGCTGCTTTTAATCAAGGAGATTAAAGGCATAGAGCTTAATGAAATGAACTATGCAGATATCCGCAAAAAAGTAATAGAGATTGAAGAGGCTAAAAAGAAGGAGGAGCTGGAGACAGGCCAGGAAGAAGAAGCTGCAGCAGAGGCGGAGTCAGAAGAAAAAGAAGAAGTTGTCCGTAGCATGGAGGAGCAGCTTAAGGCCATTGAAGAAAGCGAGGAAACGATTGAGGTTTTGCTTGACAAATTGGAGAAAGAAGAAAATACAATGCTCTATAAGACTATTGCGCATAAGATAATGGAAAAAACAAAGCCTTTGCAGGAAGAAAAAAACATGGAAGGGCTTTTCCCTGTTCTCATTACATTAACCGCCCATTCCGGCCCGGAAAGCCGCCGTCTCCCTGAACAAAAGGATATTGCCTCTATGAACTTAAAGAGTCTGCTCTATTCTGATATGACAGCTTACCTGATAATAAGGCTTTGCAGCCGCCACGAGGAAAGGCGAAAAGAGATTCAGCAAATACTCATCCTCTCAGGCGAAGAGGCAATGAAACAACTTCTTACCGCGCTTGTTAACAGAGATGAGGCATATTCGAGGCGTCAGATATTTAATGCTCTCATCATGTTTGGAGAAATGGTAAGGCTTGAGGCAGAAAAATGTCTTGATGATGAAAGATGGTTTGTGGTAAGGCAGATGGTATCGCTTTTGGGGGAGATAGGATCCCCACGGTCTTTACAGGCTATAAAAACGGCCTTTGGCCATAAAGATGTCAGGATAAAAAAAGAGGTTTTGAAGGCTGTTGCAAAAATACCGTCAAACGAAAGCACAGCATTCCTTTTGGAAAGGCTTCTTGAGGATAATGCCGCTCTTAAGTATCAGGTCATCATATCGCTGGGGGTGTTGAAAGACCCGGCAGCTGTGGAGCCTCTTGGTGATTTTGCGCTGAAGAGAGATTTCTTTAATGAAGAAATAGAGTTTAGAAAAGAGGCGGCAAGGTCGCTTGGCATGATCGGCGGCAAGAGTGCAACAGCTATCCTTAAAAATCTGTTACAGAAAAAGGTTTTCTGGGGCAAAAAACAAAATGATGAAGTCAGGTCTGTTGCAGCCATTTCACTTGGAAGGATCGGCGGAAAAGATGCAATAGATTTACTGGAAGAGATGGCCAGGACTTCAAAGGGGATCGTTCATATTGCCTGCAAAAAGGCCATGGAAGGGATTAAATAAAATTGAAGATTGCAAATTGCAAAATGCAAAGCTAAAAGAACTGCGCAATTTACAATTTGCATTTTTCAATCTTCATTTTGCAATGGAGCGAAGCAACCTATGCCGGATATAGAACTTGAAAAAATAGATGCCATACTCAAAAGCATCAACAGCGCTATAAAGGGCAAGAAACTCTATCCTGCGGGCCATCCTGCCATAGCTGCTCCAATGGCAAAGGCATATCAGGTCATTTCAGAACTCCTCAAAACAAATAATAAGATATTTATAGGCATGGTAAAGGGAGTTATTGTATTTGAGGAAACGCCCCTTATGGACGCTGAAAAAAATCTTGGAGAATTTATTCATCAGATAAAAGAGCGCGAGATTGAGGGTATAATCTTTGAAAAAGGCCTGATGCAAAAGGAGTTTTTTGGTTTTATAGACATCCTGTCAGGAGATGACACATTAAAAGGCAAAGAGCTTCAGAATACGCTGTCAGCCAAAAATATTTTACATATCAGCGTTAAGTCCATATCAAAACGAAACATATTGGAGGCTTACAATGATGCGGTAAATGTAGTAAAAGATACCATGAACCAGATACGGATGGGCAAAATACCGCAGAGTAAAGAGATAATAAGGGTAACCGATGAGATAACAGAACTTGTCCTTACAAATAGAAGCGCCATGATGGGACTAACAATGATAAAGAACTATGACAATTACCTTTTTAACCATTGTGTAAATGTAAGCATACTTGCCATTTCCCTTGCACAGCATATGAACTACAATAAGTCAGACCTGCATATCGCCGGCATCGCCGCTTTGCTGCATGATGTGGGGAAAACTGGCGTCGCAGAAGATATTATCAAAAAACCGGCCGGGCTCTCCGGCGAAGAATGGGAAACAGTAAAACAGCACCCTGTGCTTGGCGCAAGGATAATAGAAAAGATGGATGATATTGCAAAGCTTGTAGGCCGCATCATACTTGAACATCACATACGTTATGACCATTCAGGCTATCCGCGCACGGAATCGCCGCTGCATCCGCTGAGCCTGATAGTAACCATTGCAGATGCGTATGATGCCCTGACAACGTTAAGGGTTTATCAAAAGCCACACCATCCTGTGGAGACAATAAAGGTTATGAACAGTCTGTCAGGCAAACACTTTGACCCCGATACGTTAAAGGCATTTATAGGCATGGTCGGCTTTTACCCGATAGGAACGGTTGTACGGCTCTCTACAAATGATATCGCCATAGTAATAAAGGCAAACCCTGGTAACAGCCTGCGCCCTATGGTTAAGGTCATATTTGGAGGAGACGGGAAACAGATGGATAAACCTTATGAAATGGATTTATCTGCCGGAGACAGCGCCCCTGCAATTGTAGCCCCTGTTGATCCGTTGACAAAGGGGCTGGATATGGGCATGCTTTTTGAGGAGGAGTCCAAAAATATCACTGCGCAAGAGGCATAATAAATACAGGTTAAAGGCCTTAACCTGCTTCCTTAAAATAATCTACAGTATGCCTTAATCCCTCCTCAAGAAATACCTGAGGCGACCAGCCAAACTCCTTTTTTGCCTTCTCAAAGTCAATTACACTTCTTTTTTGCTCCCCGCTCTTTGGGGGGCCGTATCCTTCTCCAACGTTGACGCCAACAATATTAACAAGCTCTTTAAACAACTTCTTTATATGGACTTCCCTTCCTGTGCCTATATTAAAAACCCCTCCATCGTTATGAGACAATGCAAGACAATTAGCCCTTACAACATCTCCAACATACACAAAATCCCTTGTCTGCATCCCATCGCCGTTTATCAAAGGCTGTTCACCTTTAAGGAGTTTTCTGGTAAAGATAGCCACAACACCAGCCTCCCCATGAGGGTCTTGCCTTGGCCCGTACACATTGGCGTATCTT encodes:
- the radA gene encoding DNA repair protein RadA gives rise to the protein MAKLRTVYTCQSCGFKSPKWMGKCPDCNQWNSFVEERLFEEKKGLKVFEGGSSPQPITTLEVKEEDRLKTGIGELDRVLGGGIVLGSAILIGGDPGIGKSTLMLQAMGKIADSGHKVLYVSGEESPKQTKIRAERLGVLSENLFIYAENTLERILDSVKKLKPGIVIIDSIQTIYTQTLESSPGSVSQVRETSSQLIFNAKGMDMPIFLVGHVTKDGSIAGPRVLEHMVDTVLYFEGDRGHQFRILRAVKNRFGSVMEIGVFEMQDKGLFEVANPSALFLAERPQNASGSAVVSSLEGTRPILVEIQSLVCPTIFGIPKRTVVGVDYNRVSLLVAVLEKKGGLNITNHDIFLKVTGGIRLEEPAIDLGIIASLASNFLDKAIAQKTVVFGEVGLAGEIRGISQAEPRINEAEKLGFDRCILPKENLTRIKDKSSLNLIGVTSVKEMMDVLF
- a CDS encoding HEAT repeat domain-containing protein — protein: MSGPLTTETILIEFAKTVKAIGFYPEGHPNLEAFIEKTFNLLKDAINEKGYIKWLIERTGFMEERLAIGKGRKPLEALAKDLFFKRIREINFTQDATLKEWKDFLSILKMDTDSLKKAGGLEKLLLIKEIKGIELNEMNYADIRKKVIEIEEAKKKEELETGQEEEAAAEAESEEKEEVVRSMEEQLKAIEESEETIEVLLDKLEKEENTMLYKTIAHKIMEKTKPLQEEKNMEGLFPVLITLTAHSGPESRRLPEQKDIASMNLKSLLYSDMTAYLIIRLCSRHEERRKEIQQILILSGEEAMKQLLTALVNRDEAYSRRQIFNALIMFGEMVRLEAEKCLDDERWFVVRQMVSLLGEIGSPRSLQAIKTAFGHKDVRIKKEVLKAVAKIPSNESTAFLLERLLEDNAALKYQVIISLGVLKDPAAVEPLGDFALKRDFFNEEIEFRKEAARSLGMIGGKSATAILKNLLQKKVFWGKKQNDEVRSVAAISLGRIGGKDAIDLLEEMARTSKGIVHIACKKAMEGIK
- a CDS encoding HD-GYP domain-containing protein, yielding MPDIELEKIDAILKSINSAIKGKKLYPAGHPAIAAPMAKAYQVISELLKTNNKIFIGMVKGVIVFEETPLMDAEKNLGEFIHQIKEREIEGIIFEKGLMQKEFFGFIDILSGDDTLKGKELQNTLSAKNILHISVKSISKRNILEAYNDAVNVVKDTMNQIRMGKIPQSKEIIRVTDEITELVLTNRSAMMGLTMIKNYDNYLFNHCVNVSILAISLAQHMNYNKSDLHIAGIAALLHDVGKTGVAEDIIKKPAGLSGEEWETVKQHPVLGARIIEKMDDIAKLVGRIILEHHIRYDHSGYPRTESPLHPLSLIVTIADAYDALTTLRVYQKPHHPVETIKVMNSLSGKHFDPDTLKAFIGMVGFYPIGTVVRLSTNDIAIVIKANPGNSLRPMVKVIFGGDGKQMDKPYEMDLSAGDSAPAIVAPVDPLTKGLDMGMLFEEESKNITAQEA